The Bacteroidales bacterium genomic sequence TTCCGGTATTGAGGAAAACATTACATCCGTTTCCGAGACAGGGCATTTGGCCTTGTCAGACGAACAGATAATACTTCCGGAAAATGAACCGGACCCTATGATAGCAACCATAGTTCAGGATAAAGATGCTGTAACCGAACAGCCGGTTATTAATCAATCCCTTCGATTGACCCCGATCGCTATCGGAACTCCTGACGGTTATACTGTAACATCGGATACTTTGCCGGAAGGCTTTTGGATCAGGGGTATATCATCTTCCCCCTTGATTATCATCAATGGAAAAGAAACATCTACAGAAACCTTTTCCAAATTATCCCCGGATAATATCCATTCTTTCAGTATTCTTAAGAATGCAAGCGCTACAACTCTATACGGGGAGAAAGGAAAAAACGGGGTAGTGCTTATTGTAACAAAAGACGCTCCTGATGAAATGAAAAAAGATAAAAAAGAAGATAAACCTGAAGAGTCCCGTACATATAAAGTACCGCCAGATGTTTCTTCAACAAAATTCTTTATCCGGGGTATTACATCTTTCGAAGGGAATAATGCATTGATCATTCTCGACGGAAAAGAATCAACCGCAGAAAGGATCACTGAGTTATCCCAGGATAAAATCCTTTCTTTCAGTATTCTTAAAGATAGTACCGCCACAGCCCTATACGGGGAGAAAGGAAAAAGCGGGGTAATCATCATCACAACCAAAGATGCACCGGATGAAATTGAAAAAGAGACAAGTACCAAAAAAGGGACATATATGAAAATGGAAGTCGAATCCGAAAAAACTCGAAAGCCTATCGGGGTCATTCAGGATTACCGCATACGTCAGGGATTGAGCAGAAATCCGAATATTTCCCCTCCCGCTAAACCAGAGGACATTACCGAAAAATCAGACATTATCACCCGCATGTCGGTCGGATTTGAGGACGACGCATATTACGTAATGATTAAAGGTTTTGTACTCGCATATCATCCCGGGGATCAATTATCAGTATATGTAGATGGAAAAAAAGTTGAAGCTGTGGAACAATTATCCGCTTCAAATACTAACCGGGTAATCGTATTAAATGACCAGCCTGCCAAAATGTCGAGAAAAACATCAAAGACAAAAACGGGAACATCTTACACTTACATGCTAGAACACATTGCCAATTAAAATTATCTATCAGCCATCCCTAAACGATCTTTGAAAACACCAATTTTGATTTCCAGCTCTGTTTTTAGTTCCGGATGAGTCATGGTTCCGCAGTTGTCATCAAAATGGTCATAATACTGTGGCAGGAAAAATGTTTCGATAATATCAGTCCCACACTCCGGGAAAAACGAACGGGCGGCATTCAATACATTGCCGCCCTCATAACTGACAGGGTGAACTACCCAGTCGTAGCATGGGGTTATTACTTCCCGTAAACACAATGATTCCCTTTCCCATAACGGTGACTATTACAAGTTTATCTCCTTTACAACCCTGTAAATAAGGATATTTTATTTATATGTGAAAATATATGGAAAAATGGCACAACTTATCGTTTTTTATTGTATATTTGAAGAAGAAACAATTGCGCAATTTATGATCTGAATCATTACTTAAAAGACGATGTGTATGGTATAAACTTCAAAAGATGTACATACGGATTTTTCAGATGAAAGCGTTAGCTTTTCCAGGCAACCGGGAAACTTCCACCAGATAGGTAAAACCTTTTATTCATACGTAGTTCATAAGGTTATACCTACTTCTCTAAGTAGAAAAGGAAGTCAATACGGTTGCTTTTTGTTTTGAATGGTTTAATTATTTATATTTGTCATAGTGGTGAAAGATCATATCTCTTGTTATAGCATGCATGAATTAAAAATAGTGATTAATGAGGCGATTGATAATTACATACTTATGGGTGTGTGTTTACTCCTTATTTGAATGCTCAATCTATACAAGGCGTAGTCTGTGACCAGGAAACCAGAAAGCCGGTGGCTGATGTACATGTTTATCTGGATGGCACCTCTATTCATACCATTACAGATAAAAGCGGAAAATTTGAGTTAAATGCAAAAAAACTACTGCTCAACACCCATCTTGTATTAAAGCATGTATCTTACGAGTTAGCACTGATACCTAATCCTTTCTGGTCAGGAATTGATACCTTATTTCTAAAGGAGGAACTAAACCCGATCGAGGAAGTCGTGATCCGGACAGATCGCTTTAGCCGTAAACAAAAGCTAAAGGCTTTCAGGGAACAGTTTTTAGGAAATACCCGAGGTGGAAAGGCTTGTAAGATCCTGAATGAAAAAGATATTCAACTCGTATACCATCCGAATTCCAGAACTCTTTCCGCTTATGCCGATCATCCGGTAATTGTCAGGAACAGTTACCTGGGATATGAGATCGAATTTCAATTAGATGAATTTAGAATTATGTATTCCAATGATAATACGTTGGAGTCCGACTATGCCAAATCCGTTTCCCTAATGGGCCCCAGATCTTTTAAAGATCTAAGCCCTGAGAATTCAATCATCAAAAAGCGGCGCGATCTCAGTTACCAGACTTCTCCACGGAACTTTTTCCATCACCTGGCCAATCAAACTTTATCAACCGCCGGATTTAAGCTATATTATGAGACGGAATCCAAACAAGAAATACCGGATAGCCTGAAAAACAAATCCTCCGGCACACTGCTTACTCTTTTAGGCTCAAATGCAAAACTAAAAACGTCCGTTGAATTCCCACCCGACTCCTGCTTTATCGTAAAAGATATCTCCCCTTTAAAAACGATCATCCTCAACCCTGATTTCGAGTTTACCCAGGAAGATACCGGGATAGAAGAAAAAGTATATGCCGATATTAAGATTCTTCACAATGATCTATGGTCCAGAACTTTCTTTCTTACCGATTCATTCATGGTAGACCCATACGGAAATACCGACCGGATTAAGAAAATCATTTTTTCGTGGAGATATCAATGGTACCGGGTAGGAGAAATGCTCCCCCTGGATTATCAGCTTTCTGAATAATTCTACTATTATGAGGCTTAAAACTATTTTTTCGCTTTGTATCTCCATTATTATTCATCATGCCTATACCCAAAACATACAAGGTGTGGTCTGTGACCGGAAAACAAAAAAGTTTGTGACAGAGGTATATGTTTTCCTGAATGATGCCCTTTCTCCAAAAAGCGTTTCCATATCTGGTTTTGACTCCTGAAAAATGGTACTGTAGCCGGATCCAACCAGCATCTGGTAGTATTTTTAGTGATATACGATGAATCGGATAATCAATGGTCAAGAATCATTTTTTTACTGGCTCGTTGATAATAAATCCATATGGAAATATCGATAAAGTGGAATAAAATAATTTTATCTTTAAACTTTTCGGAATATCGTATAGGAAATATGCTACCTTTGGATTATTTGATTCGCCGGTCATCTAAATAAAATATCAATGAGAATCATTATTATTGCATTAAGTTTGCTATTAATTGTTCCTTGTGCATATGCGCAAATATTGAGCGGATCTGTTTATGACCTTGTCACCAAACTACCTGTCAAAGATGTGCATGTATATCTTGATGGAACCTCTTATCAAACAACCACCAATGCAGATGGAAAGTTTGAGTTACTCATAGAAAAAAAGATAAATACAAGTTTAATATTCAGACACTTATCTTATCATACAGAATCTATCCCGGATCCATTCGAAAAAGATCTAAGTAAGATTTACCTGGAAGAACAGGTGGATTCCATAAGGGAGGTGGTCATCCAGACAGACCGGTATAGCAGGAAGCAGAAAATGAAAGCATTCCGGGAGCAGTTCCTGGGAATGAATAAAGCCGGAAGGTCCTGCAGAATACTGAATGAAGATGATATCCAACTTTTTTATAATGCTAATACAGGAAAATTATCGGCTACTGCTGATCAGCCGCTCGTTATTGAAAATAAATACTTAGGTTACAGCATACAGTTCAATCTGATCAGTTTTGAGGCCTATTATGGAGGTTTATTTCTCACAGGTTCTTCTTCTGCAGGACATTTAGGTAATAATAGTATTCGATTCTCTTTATTTTTGGGAACATCTTTATTTACTGACCTGGAGCCTAATAATAAAATGATAAAAAAACGCCGGGAGATTATTTACACCAATTCGCCCCGTAATTTTTTCAAAAATCTTTCCCAGAATACATTAGAAGCATCGCATCACCGTGTCTTTCATGAAGGTTTTCTTACTGATCCTCACACTCTTTTCAGTATTAAGGATACCCTTCCTATAAAACAGGTACGGATCAATGAGGGAATAAAACCTTTAAAGTGGTCAGAAACGGAATATATTTATTTAAAAATGAGTGTACTACACAAAAGAGACCAGTCTGATATTTATTTCCTTACAAATGCTTTTTCGATTGATCCATACGGAAATACCAATATGGTAGATAAAATCCGTTTTACCGGGGAGTTTGGGCAACAACGTATCGGAAATATGCTACCGTTGGAGTATGACATAGATAGTAATATAAAGACCACCAATACTGACCGTTTATCTTTTAAGGAAGCAGATCCCGGACAACTTTTCCAGCAAATGATAGCGCCTTACCAGGGGAAAGTGATCTACCTGAATTTCTGGGAAACATCGTGTGGTCCGTGTCGTGCCCAGATGGCATATATGAACACCTTGAGGGAAACCTTAAAAGAAAAAGATGTGGTCTTTATGCATCTGGCCGTTAATTCTCCCGAAAATACATGGAAAAATCTGATCACAAAAATGAAATTGACGGGGGAAAACGTCGTCCATTACCGGTTATCCGAAGAACAACAACTCGAAATGGAAAACAGGTTTCCTTTAGATATTTTTCCCACTTATATGTTAATTGACCGGAGCGGTAAGACCATCTATACAGACGTAGTTCCTCCGACCGAAAAAGAAGCCATCACTCAACGAATAGAAGAATTATTGAATCAATAATAGGTGAATAAATAGCTACTCCTATGGCTTAGGTTTTTTTTACTTAAAGCCAATGGCACCATATACGACTCCTTCTAAAAGAGCCGGTACAATAAAGACATCGTTACGCGAATCGTAAATAAAATCTGCAGGCCCACCCATTCTGGTAGTCAGTTTTACCTGCCCGCTATCGCCGGATTCCAGATTCAGCCACCTGATTACTCCCCGGTTGCCGAATGTCACCCAATCACAGAAATACAGCTTTTGACCATCCAAAGCCAATCCCCAAAGATATCCTTCATAATCGCCCAATTGCTGATAAGTTTCCTTTAACATATCAATAACACCCAGTTTCCCGTTAGGCAGGCTATCCGTGCCGAAGCTGGTTACATACATTTTGTTGTTGTTGATCAGCATGGTCGTAGGAGATACAGTTTCCATCCACCTTTCAAACGCCTGTTTCCCGATATCCACCTTATAAATGGCATCAATGTCGGTAGCAGATACATATAACGTATTGTTGTCGGCAGCCACAATTCCTGTAAGTTGTTTGGTACCTTCACCTGAAAAATTTAATTCAAATATTTTTTTCTTCGACTGCAGATCTATACCTACCACATGATCGACATCACAGATATACAACTTCCCTTGTAAAGCACATATCCCATGTGGACTGTTCAACCCTGTTATATATTTCATGGTTACATTTTCCTGGCTACCATCACTTTTAACCCGTGAAATATATCCATTTCCATTTTTCACATACCTGTTGTCTCTTTCTCCGGCATTAGAGAGATAGAAATAACCGCCATATTGCGTAACACTTACAGGCGCGTCAAATCCCCTGTAACTATACTGGTCCTGGGCAAAAATTGCAGATGAGGTGAAAACACTGATGAATATCGCTAAGAAGTTGATCTTTGACATGATATATCGTTTAAAGAATACCAATAAATTAATGCCATTTAAAAAACAATAAATAGCACCGAGTGCTTAAAATTGTTTTGGTGGCGCAAAATTCATTCCATTTTACACAATTGCTTTCACAAACTATTCCCACATACATAAAAATGATATTATCTTTGAGCGTTGTCATTTTAAGCCGGTATTTTTTATGAAACCACCCTTATTCGGAAAGACTTTTCAGGAAATATCACAAATCGTGAAAGATTTGTCCCTTCCGTCTTTCACTGTAAAACAAATTTCTGACTGGTTGTATAAGAAAAAGATATCGTCTTTGGATGATTTGACAAATTTATCCTTAAAAAGCAGGGAACTACTTAAAGAACATTATACCTTAGGTTTAAAGGCTCCGGTAGCTGAACAAATATCCAAAGACGGTACAAAAAAATTTCTATTTCCCGTATTGGAAGATAAGTATGTAGAGGCAGCATTTATTCCCGACCGCGACAGGGCTACTTTATGTATTTCTTCCCAGGTCGGGTGTCGTATGGGCTGTTCATTTTGCATGACAGCGCGACAGCCAATGAGGGGTAACCTGAATGCTACTGATATCCTCAACCAGTTTCAAAGTTTACCCGACCATGATGTGTTGACCAATATCGTGTATATGGGTATGGGAGAACCATTTGACAATCTGGCAGAAGTCATGAAAAGCCTGGATATACTGACCGCTGATTACGGGTATGCCTGGGCATCTAAACGCATTACCGTCTCAACTATTGGCATACTTCCTTCTGTGCGTCATTTTATGGATAACAGCCGTTGCCATCTGGCTGTAAGCCTTCATCATCCCGATCCTGCGGAAAGACGGAAACTGATGCCGGTTGAAAATAAGTATCCGATAAAACAAATCATAGACTTACTCAAAACATACGACCTGAACCGCCAAAGGAGGATCTCCTTCGAATATATTATGTTATCAGGGATCAATGATTCAAATCAGCAGATAAAAGAAATGGTAAAACTACTATCCGGGTTAAAATGCCGGGTAAACCTGATCCCATTCCATCCTATTCCGGGAAGTCCGTTTATACCATCGGCAACATCTGTTATCCGGCAATTTGCAGAAACGCTTAATGAAAAAGGGATCGTCACAACGGTCAGGCAATCACGTGGAATGGATATTGATGCAGCCTGTGGAATGCTGTCAACTGCCAGGAATCAATAAAATAAAACTGCTGTTATTTTTATTTAGATTGATTATAAATTCTAAAAACATATTACTATTTTTGCAGTGATTTTTTACGGAAAATGGAATCAGCCAATTTACCGGAACCGAGAAGATGACATCAAAAAATAATCTATGGCTGTAGATCAGATGTTCTAATTGAAAGAACCGGATAGCATTTGACATAGTAGCTAGTAATAGGAAAGGATTAACTATGGCATAATGCACGATAAATTATATATTAGGCAATTATGAAAAACCAAGTCGATATGAAAGAACAGGTAAAAAATATTTTTACCAACTATCTGGAACGGAATGGTCATAGAAAAACCCCCGAGAGGTATGCCATATTAGATGAAATATATTCGCATGATACTCATTTTGACATCGAGTCGTTGTATATTTTAATGAAAAACAAAAATTACAGGGTTAGCCGGGCCACACTTTACAATACCATCGATCTTTTATTAGACTGTAATCTAGTGATAAAACACTTATTTGGAAAGAATATTGCCCAGTTTGAAAAGGCTTATCCTGGAGCACAGCATGAACATATGATCTGTGTAAAAAGCGGCGAGGTCATCGAATTTTCGGATCCGCGCCTACAACAGATCATTCATGAAGTCTGTGAGAAAAATAATTTCTCTCCTATCCAGTATTCCCTATACATTTACGGGGAAAAGAAATAGCATCTTCCAGAAAGATCGTGGTTATGTCCCGTTAACGCTAAATCAAATATCAGTCAAAAATTATCTGTATCACGTCTTACTAGCATTATTTTTATTAACTTTGTGAAAAGTTTTTTATGAAAAAGGTAAAGAAAGTATTGTATTTTTCATTGGTGGTAGTATTATTCCTGGGTTCGGCATGTAACAGCAAAAAGAATAATGCCGGAAAACAAGTGGATGTAGAGGAGGTTCCTTTAAAAAAGACAACCATTGAATTTACTGAAATGGAACATAATTTCGGTAAGGTGAAAGAGGGGGAAAAAGTAAAATATAATTTTGAATTCACAAATACGGGTGATGCCGACTTATTGATTCAGAAAGTCAATACGTATTGTGGCTGTACCGTACCCAAATATACTAAAAAGCCTATCTCTCCCGGAAAAAAAGGAACTTTGGAAGTGGTATTTGATACCAAAGGACGTCCGGGAAAACAACAGAAAAATATCTCCATAGCTACCAATACAGAACCATCGACAAATATTTTAACCCTGGTAGGTGAGGTAGAATAAAAAAAAGAATAATCATTAATCATTAATCATTAATCATTCATCATTATATGACAACATTATACGTTTTATTACAGGCCACAGAAGGTCAGGGTGGAATGGGAGCCTTGGGATCTTTCCTTCCTTTATTGTTGATTATCGTTGTTTTTTATTTCTTCATGATTCGTCCACAGATGAAAAAACAGAAAGAATTGAGAAATTATCGTGATAGTCTGCAAAAAGGAGATAAAGTAGTTACTACCGGAGGTATATACGGTAAAATTACAGGAATCAGCGATGGTACTGTTGAAATGGAAATAGCCAACGGACTTACCATAAAAGTAGATAAGTATGCTATTTTAAAAGATTCAACCGATCTGGCGGCACAAAAATAAACCGGTTCAAACTTGTACAAAACCTCATCCTTCCAGACAAAAGGGTGAGGTTTTTGTTATTTTTACAAATACTTTTTTGAAAGATTCATTTTTGTAAATAGCTTAGTAATATGATGGTTTTTGCTGTAATTTAGAGAGGATAAGAAAGATCAAAATAATTATAACTTTTGTCCTTTCGATTTCGTATTATAGTGTATCGCATAAGTATTTCTTCGTAAAGAAAATAAAATGAAAGCGGGGGTGAAATCAAGGAGTACTGGTTTTTTTTCGCATGGAGAACGTATTCAGTTAGAAAATATGGTGTTACAAAATAACACCAAAAATTCGACTGAATTTACTTCAAGGTACAAGAAAATATTTGATCATATTTCAGATGGCATTCTTATAGTCAATGAGAAGGGATGTATCATTGATGTAAATCATTCATTATCAAAAATCACAGGCATTCCCATTGGCGATATTACAGGTCGTCTACTCTGGAATATATATAGCGAGTTGGATTTAACCGACTCTATTTATACCAATACCAAAAATGGAAAAGAATTACCATTATTGTGGGAAACTGCCGAAAAAGGAGGTAAAAGTTACCAGCAATTTATCAATAAGGCTGGTATTCCAAAACATACATATGCCGAATACTTTTTAATAAAAGAAAATAATAAGAACCTGTTAGGGATGATCATTAAAGATGATCCTGAGAAAAAAAACAAAAAAAACGAACAATCAGAAAACTTTGATCAAACTTTAGACGCTTTGGTTGACGGATATATGTCTGTTAATGAAGAATTATTATCCATTAACGATGAATTATCCCGTCAAATTGAAAAAAATAAAGAAACACAAAAGGAACTGGAAGAAAGCAGGATCAAGTTCCTGTCTTTTTTTGAACAATCTCATGAAGGTATTATTTTGTTGGATAAATCCGGAAGGATATTGGATGCCAACAAGAATGCGGAAGTTTTCACCAACCTCTCAAAAAGGCAACTTACCAGGTATTTCATATGGGATATAGCAAAAAAGATCCTGGCACATCCCCAACAATATGATGATTATGAGAGTCATTACAAAGTAATGATCCATGAAATACTTAAAAGTAAACAAGACCATACTTTCCGGGAAGAATATAATCTGTGTATTTCCCATACAGACCAACCACGATACATTCATACCACCATTTTTCCCCTCATCATCAATGATGATAAATTTTTAGGTGTAATCCTACGGGATAATACCGAAAAATACCTGTATGAAAAAGAATTAAAGCGACACCATGATGAACTGGAACACTCATTCCGGATTAAATCCGATGCTTTGTCCCGGAATGAACGGAAATTAGGAAATTTAAGCGATAATCTTCCTAATGGATTTATATTCCAATTGGAGAAGGACCTGAAAACATCTAAAGTCAGATTTACCCATCTCAGCAAACGTTTCACAGAGATGATCGGCCTGAATAAAGATTTTGTTTTAAAAAATGCTGATGTCCTCTTCAATAAAATGTCACAGGAGAATATTGAAAAACTAAATATAGCCGGCGATATCGGAACACATGATTTTACATTCCTGGGAAAGGTGGAATCCGGGGATATGAAATGGTTTCGCGTATCATGTGTTACCCATGCCATAAATACCCATACCGTACTTTGTGACGGACTGGTCATTGACGTCACCGAACAGGTAAAAGCCAATGAAGCGCTTACATTTAGTGAACTCCGTTTACAGACAATTGTTGATAAACTCCAGGATATGGTTACTGTTATGGATGTAAACGGTATTATATCTTATGTGACCCCATCCTGCTATACAACATTCGGCTATCCTGTAGAACAGATGATCAATAAATCTGCTTTCAAATTCATCCATCCTGAAGACATCTCAATTGTTGCCAGATACATTCAGGACACTTTAAAATTCCATGAATTAGCCGATTGCAGATACCGGGCTTTCAAATCTGATGGAACTGTGGCTGAAATAAAAGCTGTGGCCGTTAATATGCTGGATAATCCATACATCAAAGGTATTGTGGTAACACATACCGATATCACCAAGCAGGTGGAGGCCCAGAAACATATTGAAAACACACTTTCACGCCAACGTTTGCTGAACAATATTTTACTTCCATTGCAAAAAAGTGAAATAATTGATCCGATTATCCATCAATCCATTAGCCAGATCGGAAAGTTTTTAAATGCAAATACTGTCTCCGTTTTTAAATTCAAGGACCAGTTCAGGTATATGGAATGCCTGTTTGAATGGAATGAGAGTAATCTATCATTTTCATCAGATACAATTCCCATTTTTAATGAATATATCTCTGAAGAAGTAAGAATATCCCGGTTTTGGGAAAGTGAGATCATTTATATTGATCATTTCAACCGGGTTAGTAAAGATGTACAAGACATCATAGAAAGTCGTAAAATAAAATCATTGATACTGGTACCATTATTTATTGACGGGGATATATTCGGGACCATTATCTTTGGTGTCAACGAAATAAGAAGCTGGACCTATGATGAGGAAAGTTTCCTCCTTAGTTTTTCTCAAATAGTATCCGGTGCGCTGCAAAAACAAAAGGCCGAAAAATTACAAAATATTGCCCGACATCACATATCGCGTAATCTCGAACAGCAAAAGTTACTGAATCGTGTTCTTATACCTCTACAAAGAGGGGAAAATCTCAAAAAAAGCATTCATGATTCCCTTGCAGAAGTAGGAACTTACTTAAAAGCCAGCCGGGTAGCCATATATGAATTATCCGATGATACCCGGTCAGCATATTATACCTATGAATGGTGCAATACCGGTATTGAACCGCAAATTGATAAATTCAAACATTACCCGTTTGATGTATTTGATTTTATATACCAATCTTTTACACATCAGCAGGAAATTATCATACATGACGTTGAGCAAATGCCTTCTCCATTAAGAGACATTGCATTGATGCATGGTGTGTTATCGTTACTTTATGTTCCTTTATATTTAGGTGGTAAATTGAAAGGATGTATCTGCCTTGGTGAGTGTGGCTACAAAAGAAAATGGACGGACGAAGAAATCAACCTGGTCAAAGGTTTTACGCCGATCTTATCCGGCTCAATACAAAAAATAAGATCTGAAATCGCCCAGGAAAATACCCGCTTATCCCTTGTAACCGTCCTCGATAACATTCCTTCTTATATTTACGTTATCGATGCTGTCAATGATCAGATGTTATTTTCTAATAAAAAAGTAAGGAAAATTTTAAATGGAAAAGTAGATCTTACCTCAATCCATCAGACATTCGGAGAAATACCGAATGAATTACAAAACGACCAATTACATGATGTAGTCACTTATGAACAACACAATCAAAAAGACAATGTCTGGTTACAGATGACAGCATCCAATATTCGTTGGGTAGACGGAAGGATTGTACATATCGTTACAGCCATTGACCTCACCGAACGAAAAAATATGGAACTGGAATTAATCAGGGCAAAAGAAAAAGCGGAAGAATCAGATTTATTAAAATCCACGTTCCTGGCAAATATGTCCCATGAGATCCGTACCCCAATGAATGGGATCATCGGTTTCTCCCAGATGATCTCTACCGATTTCATGCCTGAAAAAGAAAGGCAATATCTGAAAATTATCAATAATAACTGTTATATGTTGCTGAATCTGATCAATGACATCATTGATATTTCCAAGATTGAATCACAGCAAATGGAAATTATGACAGTGCCGTGTAAACTGAGAGTATTCCTAAAGGACCTGGGCAATTTTTATAACCAGTTAATTCAACGGAAAGGAAAGAGAAAACTG encodes the following:
- a CDS encoding PAS domain S-box protein; amino-acid sequence: MKAGVKSRSTGFFSHGERIQLENMVLQNNTKNSTEFTSRYKKIFDHISDGILIVNEKGCIIDVNHSLSKITGIPIGDITGRLLWNIYSELDLTDSIYTNTKNGKELPLLWETAEKGGKSYQQFINKAGIPKHTYAEYFLIKENNKNLLGMIIKDDPEKKNKKNEQSENFDQTLDALVDGYMSVNEELLSINDELSRQIEKNKETQKELEESRIKFLSFFEQSHEGIILLDKSGRILDANKNAEVFTNLSKRQLTRYFIWDIAKKILAHPQQYDDYESHYKVMIHEILKSKQDHTFREEYNLCISHTDQPRYIHTTIFPLIINDDKFLGVILRDNTEKYLYEKELKRHHDELEHSFRIKSDALSRNERKLGNLSDNLPNGFIFQLEKDLKTSKVRFTHLSKRFTEMIGLNKDFVLKNADVLFNKMSQENIEKLNIAGDIGTHDFTFLGKVESGDMKWFRVSCVTHAINTHTVLCDGLVIDVTEQVKANEALTFSELRLQTIVDKLQDMVTVMDVNGIISYVTPSCYTTFGYPVEQMINKSAFKFIHPEDISIVARYIQDTLKFHELADCRYRAFKSDGTVAEIKAVAVNMLDNPYIKGIVVTHTDITKQVEAQKHIENTLSRQRLLNNILLPLQKSEIIDPIIHQSISQIGKFLNANTVSVFKFKDQFRYMECLFEWNESNLSFSSDTIPIFNEYISEEVRISRFWESEIIYIDHFNRVSKDVQDIIESRKIKSLILVPLFIDGDIFGTIIFGVNEIRSWTYDEESFLLSFSQIVSGALQKQKAEKLQNIARHHISRNLEQQKLLNRVLIPLQRGENLKKSIHDSLAEVGTYLKASRVAIYELSDDTRSAYYTYEWCNTGIEPQIDKFKHYPFDVFDFIYQSFTHQQEIIIHDVEQMPSPLRDIALMHGVLSLLYVPLYLGGKLKGCICLGECGYKRKWTDEEINLVKGFTPILSGSIQKIRSEIAQENTRLSLVTVLDNIPSYIYVIDAVNDQMLFSNKKVRKILNGKVDLTSIHQTFGEIPNELQNDQLHDVVTYEQHNQKDNVWLQMTASNIRWVDGRIVHIVTAIDLTERKNMELELIRAKEKAEESDLLKSTFLANMSHEIRTPMNGIIGFSQMISTDFMPEKERQYLKIINNNCYMLLNLINDIIDISKIESQQMEIMTVPCKLRVFLKDLGNFYNQLIQRKGKRKLEFIMDLPAREDVILTDSIRLRQIIGNLIDNAIKFTDKGYINVQCRIPGDGFVHFTVSDTGIGIPRNKQNIIFDRFRQVEDNHVRNLSGTGLGLAISKNLVYMLGGEIYVDSEPDQGSTFHFTIKHLTANE